The genomic interval ttctttcATCAGACAAATATCCCTTCTTTAGTGATCAGCTCTCTACTGTCAACTCATTTTCATGCcattccacatttatttttttgtaagataattattataaaaataagtatctAATAAATCActccttaaaatgaaaaaaaaaaaaacactttccaatctcttttttttcctcctttaagttgctccccttttaaaatataactaatttcaggaaattttcatgattttgttTTACATGAGCATGAAAAATAAGCATACATAATATTTAACagtaataattcaaaaataacatatatttgaTATTAAACATTTCCCGAAAAGCCGAGTCCTTCTTTGGTTGTCTAAAAGAGGTGATACCTAAAATAGGTGATTGGAATCCAATCTAGGAACTTCTGTTTAATTGGAATCATGACCGTGAACTTGGGAAAAGAGATCAGGCCAAAAGTTTGACTTCTCTCTGAGGCAGTTTTTtaagagtgaaaataaaagattCGTTTACACAGAGGTTACTCTAAGGACCCTCACAGGCAGGCTAACAAGGGAAAAGCATTGTTATTAAAAAGGAATGCAGAGGAATGGAGGGTAGAATCATCTGGTTGGTGACCCTAACCTCAAGAGCCTAAGCTTGCCTCTCAAGGGGCAAACTGGAAACAGAGTGAGGCCCAACAGAGTCTGGGTGATCTCTCTGGACCAGAGAACTTGAAATTGGGCCTGAGaaccttttcactttgttttgcaGTCAGACTataaacaaagatatttttattccCTTCTGAACAATTTCCCTTTCCAAACACCATTTGTCAATCAAGTTGGGCATACAGAGCATACTCAAAGGTCTGTGAAAGAAAACTTCCCTATGTAGGCTTGAGTAGCATCCAATCCAATACCCAGTGCCTATTTTTTGAGTCTCTTCTGCTTACTAAACACTGGAAATTCAATGGAAAATAAGACAAGCAGGGTGAGGAAGGAGAGTATCAAGAGACCTGAGATGAGGCTGGGAACTGTGTCATAAATAATGGAGTAACATTTGCTCAATGAATCAGTTCTATAAATTGCAATCATACCAAGGTTTTTTCTTTCCGGATTCACTATATCTGAAAgttaaaatctaacaaaataaaaagtaacaaaaggaAGGGGGCGGGCCCTGCGCGAGGCATTTTGGGAACGCGTGGTATTCTGGGAGAGCGGGACCCGCCATTCACTCGCGTCATGACTTTGCAGTCGCAAGGGTCACCTCCGCACCATAAAGGAAGAGGAGACCGGAACCGAACTCTCTTCCTGCCGAGATGTCTATTGGCGTGCCGATTAAAGTCCTACATGAGGCTGAGGGTCACATCGTGACTTGTGAGACGAACACTGGTGAGGTATATCGAGGGAAGCTCATTGAAGCAGAGGACAACATGAACTGCCAGATGTCCAACATCACAGTCACATACAGAGATGGCCGAGTGGCACAGCTGGAGCAGGTGTACATCCGTGGCAGCAAGATCTGCTTTCTGATTTTGCCTGACATGCTGAAAAACGCACCCATGTTAAagagcatgaaaaataaaaaccaaggcTCGGGGGCCGGTCGGGGAAAGGCTGCTATTCTGAAGGCCCAAGTGGCCGCAAGAAGGAGAGGACGTGGAATGGGACGTGGAAACATCTTCCAGAAGCGAAGATAAATTTATCTGTTGGACAGAACTttgcccttatttttttcttttaggttatctGGGTCAGGGGATGCGTGCGTATGTATATGCCCTAGGTTATCTTTTGACATCTTTTTCTTTAGATCTGGGTAAATGTTAAACTAAATAAATgtggtgggttttttctttttgagaataaaaaaaaaaagtaacaaaatctataaattattttattacacaGTTGAATttccatttactttattttatttttttgttgtttttgtgtgtataaGAGAGGGTCAGAATGCATAGCATCTAGAGGAAGTAGCCACGGAAATCAAATTTTCATTACACTTATCCATGGCCCTACTATATAGCTAGATGTCTTAGAGTTGTTTTACAACCCACAGACGGGCACTTAACTGTGAGATGTTTGTAAAGAATAAACTTTAGGGTATAGGACAAACCCTTTAAAAACAAGCAGTCTCACCTCAagcaaataaatgttttgaataagTTGAAcaccttctgttttcttcagcTATAAGGAGACTTTACACCTCAGTCAGTTCAGATAATATCTTAGTGTTTTGGGCAGTGTCTCTTTCATTGTCAAAAGGATGCAAATGATCTACTGAAAGTATATCTTTTTTAATCAGTCTAAAAGTAAtggatatttccttttcttttttaaaggcatcttaataaagggaaaataattaaatttctccttctttctaaGAAACACATTTCCTACACTCCTACCCCAATTAGCCCATTAAAGAGTTAccagatctttaaaaatatatatatatatggtataaagatatatatagatagatatagatatatatggtATTAAATCTGAGGTCCCATGGGGGCTTACCAGATATAAGCAGAGAAAATAGGATTTGATCCCTTTGGAGTGGTTTTAATACCAAACGTTCCTATTTAGGTTTGATTAATTGCTCTCTAAAGGGGTCTTAACACTAGAAAATGCAGGCTTTATAAACGCCTTCCCTAAGGATGCAAAGTTACTTATTTCACAGGTATATGCAAAGATTCATCATATTATTATATCAGACTGGGTCAAATTGTAGCACTTCAGAAAGTGTGTGTGCTTTTCAAAGAGGTTAAGGAAAGTGGGCTCCTGAAAGTCTCTCAGATAGATAGCACAGTGGGAAGGAAACAAAACGCCCTTCTGTTTTCCATTAAAGTTATGTTCTGCACCAAGTTTGATTGCTAAACATCTGGCAGTCTTTTCTCTGATAACGTAGTTCAATAGGGTGGACAATGCTAAGCCTTTGAAGCTCTCCCTGTAACTCTTAAGTGGTAGGTGAACAAGAGAAAGAGATAAGAACTCTAGATCTTTCCCTTCTATCAAAATTGGCAAAAGAGGTTTACAgtcttctcttattttctttattctttgaggTCTCATTATTCCCTTTCCCTTGAATAGGATATAAGCAAAACACAGAGAAAGTCAGTAAAATGTTTTACCCATCTCCACAGCCAGACACAAAGCCTTCTGGCTTTTCCTTCACTGTTAGAAAGGAACCAAGAACTGACTGAAATATTCataatcatttctttaaattctttgggTAAATCTGtagtgagagagaaaagaaatatccaAAGTGATAAGATCTGAAAGATTTTCCTGTATCCTTTGGCTCTGATAATATTATGCATCACTTGTTTTCTGAAGAGTCTTCTCTTCATTTATCCATGCTATCATCTTCAACAAGAAGAACTTATTTAAATTATGAATCTGCATtttgaagctggaaaaaaaatgtaaaaatcacctAGCTCAGCTTTACATTTTAAGAAGGAACTGTGTCTCAAAGAAGCAAAATGACTTGCTCAATGGTGCACAATTACAAAAGAATAATTGATGTGGTTTACAATATGCatacagtaaaataatttttacaaataaggacATGGAAGTTTATGAAACTAAAGGAGGGAGAAACAAAAGCCTATGATGCAAGAGTCCTGTGTAGATAACTAGAGATGAGTTGGTTACAGATTTGCCTTTGAGACTCCTAGCaaccaatgaaaacaaacaaaaaaattatttgttacatATTCACTGTCCATAGATTTTAAAACACCAGTTTTTACCCAGATTCTCATTAAGAAGTCCCTGCATTACAGTGTGAATCACTCCTAGAGTAAATGCATGCCTACAATAGTAAGTTCCATGGGGATCATGTCCCTCAAAACAGTCTTATGGCATAATGCTGAAAATTCAATAAGCTCACTCCTATTAGAGACCAAAATGATTCCATGTAGGTATATAGCCTTGATGTCTGGCTTTATCTGAGAAAATCTGTATGAAGGAATGGAAGGACTAAAGATCTttcaacacagatttattgaCTGAGCACTTACTCTTTGCCAGGCTGTATTCTAGGAGCTTTATGTGCATGAACCAATCTCATCCTCAGCAACCCTGTGAGATACATACTAAGTcttccagttttacagatgggggaaaTAGGTGCATACCTTGACCAAGTGCATGCAGCTAGTGAGAGATGGAGACCCAaattctggctccagagcctgggctgTAAGCCAGTCCTGCTTGACTCCCTAGTAGGCCATCTTTCTCTCCTATGTGTGCTAACATTCTTTCAACAGTTCTCAGCCATAAGGTCTACTAATAAGTAAATATTGATATCTTTTTGGAGAGTATAGTGCTGTTTTTCCAACCTGTACAATAAAAGTAGCTGAAAGTTGATATTTTTAAGCCCTGAATCCATGCTGAGGAGAAactatttcttaaattaatttttaccaAAACTAATCAACACTTAGAAATGCtaaaaaaggaaagttttctCCTGATCTCTGTAGGAAAATAGAACAAGAAATGCAAGTCAAGTTCCAGGGCTCCCACTGAAATAATTCACCATAGAAAAGGCTCCTGACACCAGAGGGAGAAGGCACTTCTGTTAACACTTCTAAATGTCCCTTAGCCATGCTCTCCTACTTACTTTGTAATGATTGCATGTTTTCCCTTTGGGCCGACTAAAGTATTTAATTGCAATTACACTCATTTACATAGCAGATGAGGCTAATTGCTGGTATTAGTTACCAAAAGTATGCTTGTATTGTGAGGGTGAAAAAAATGCCCTACAGAAAAGAAAACGACTTTGCCTCTAATTAAGGAGTTAGGAAGTCAGAATGAGCTGGCTCCAAGATGTAAATATGAAATTGAGGGCTTTTAGAACTCTATAATGGTTTTTTATGGCTCCATCTCACTTCCTTGACTACACACGATGTTTAGGGACTAAAGATAAATACAGTGCAATGTTCATAGTGCTGACCTGATTGCTAGGCACATTCTCTCACACGTAGATTGAAATAAATGCAGTTGTCTGGCAAACCCAATAAATGGTGGGTTATGAGTACCTTGTCTTTATTCACTTGGCTATTCAATTCCTAATTCTGGCTCCACGTATTGCAAGAGCAGCTTTGGCATCATCAAATACACACAAATCGGTATTTGAAGCTTGTTAGGCATACTTGATatagaataaacaaagaaataatgaaatgtgGTACAAATTTTGGGGGGAAGGCCAAACGTTAGAGACCTCTTGATGTACTGTTCTTCCCTGATTCATTTCTGTGTTGGCACTATAATGTCTAAAAATGGAACTTTGTGGCGACCTACCTTGAGGACACTTACAATCTCATTGAGGAGACAGAATTCATACCCCTGAAACCATACCCATATATGTATTTTCCCACCCATTTAATGCCAGAACGATTTAAGGCAGAATGGTAACCAACAATAAAAGATGGCAGTATTTAGTACTAACTATAAACCAGAAGGTCAGAAAGGCAAGCTGTCAGAAAGGACAGGAGCCTTTTGAGAAGGTGTCATAAGAAAATGTCTTCTCTTAATAAAGATTTGCAATGAACAAATATGCAACAACTCTCACAGTCACAGAATTCCAACTGTGAATTGGAATCAAACTCAGTTATTTATGAGTTATTTAAGAGTTTCCGTTTTTTACAATGATTTTTCacaagtaacatttttttttttttttagtttctcattcctttcttctacttagtTCTGGCTTCCCACCGTCACCTCCCACACCTTCTCTTAAATTGTGTTTttagaaagagagggagagagagagaaaaaaatgaaggaaggaaacaagggaagagaaagaaagaaagaaggaaaggaaggaaggaaggagagaaaggaaggaaagaagggagaaagaaaaacttttctgGCCTTAAAATATACTtgctctgttcattttctctttactGAATGCttagttataaaaatattacactGTACAGTGTTCAGTTACCTATGCAGGTCATTTCATGAAATGAGTCTGGCTGTCAGCCAAGCTTCtgcctctcccttttctctttgttcaaaaaaaaaaaagtattgagggaggaaaaaaaaaggaagagaaaggataaagaaaatccTCCACGCCACCAAAAACTGCATTCCATGGATGCCATGGCCTCACCCTTCTTAGtaagcattcttttaaaatataagcccTTGATAAACCAATCCCAGGTGGCATAATGACAGGGTCAGCtgagtgttattttttaaacttgcgtgaaaaatccattttgagtttcatCTCATCTCTGGGGCACTCAGGCAGTGCAATCACTAGGCTCTGGTGCCAAATGTAAACAGGACATCCTTTCAGATATCCAGGTCCAGCTGGTGAGAACACACACCCACTAGTTCTTGCCCAGTTCGGGAAACCGACCCCAGTCCTTTCATAGAGAGATGCTGAAGCAGGGAAACCTACTCCTGCATGTGGGATGTAAACAGAATCCTTCAAAACATCTTTTTCTCGCTATTGTTTGATGTGTTCCTCCCCATATCTTAATTCTTCTTACACCACAGCAACACCTGCAGGCTAAAATTGTCACAAACACCCCATGGTTGTGATTTGTCACAAAATTTTCCATTCACTGGGGAGAGGTTATACCTTAGACCCTGGAATGTTAGGGCTAGAAGACATTTGAGAGATCATCCAGTACAATTTTTTGATTTTTCCAGTTAATAATAGATGCTGAGGAGTAAAGAAAGGGTACAGCCCTTAAGTAGCCCAATCTCCAGGTGAATCACTGCCTTCAGTGCTCTTGGGAAAAGGTGGgtcataaagaaacaaaaacatgaattCTACTCTGAAGAAGGTATAAATGTATATTCTTACCATTTCTCTGCATAACACAACACttaaaatgagatattatatTAGCTAGAGTACAACAAGAATTATAGACTTTTAGAGGTTAAAGGCATCTGTGAGAAATGACTAGTCAGAAAATGCTTTAAGTAAGAGGTGAAGTTCTCACACAGCACTCTCCACCTCCATGCTGGTAAAGGAGAGGAAATATTCTCAGTCAGAAGTGTAAGAATGGCTGACTGTAATCCTGGTTGATAAAACGTTACTTTTATCTCtactgccttttatttcttttatcttttacatcttcctttcacTTTTCCCTACCCCGTTGTAAAGTTTGAACCCCGTTTCAAACTTTGCGCTACCACTCTTGGGCATCTATCCAACTCAGCTGACTTAACCCCGCTTTGGAAATTGCTCAAAGTAGCAGGTGGTCATTTGGCTAGTCTTTGTTAGTTCAGTTCCCCACTCACCCCACCCATCTCTATCACAAAGAGGTGATTCGATCAAGGTTCGATGGCTGATCCAAGTTGGGTCGATCCACTTCTCCCAGGAATTTGGAAGTAGATTATCAGAGAGTTCAGTTAGTTTCAACATGCGATTGGAAGTATAACAAATTCCTGTGAGAGCTGTGTACTGGCCATCTGTACCTGAAGCAGAAAGATAGCTGGAGCTGGCTTTCGTAGGCACTACTTCAATCCCTTTCCAAAGACTGGCTGCACTCTTGCCCTCAGGTACCTAGCGATGTCCCTGTATCCCTATAATAAATTCCTAAGTAGTTTGAGttgttttctgttgcttgtaACCAAAGAGTCTTAACTAAACTTAAGTCCTGGACTTGAATATTTTCCCAGTAGttccatgtgaaaaaaaaaaaatgtctccttttcctgaccatctaattccagaaccAACCTATCCCCAAGCATTAAGAGTGAATCCAAACTTGTCCATATCTATTTTCACCCTCTGGATCTGTCAAAGGAATAACATGGTCAAGTTCAAACAGGATTTAAGACCAGTTAGCTAAAATCAGATTCCTCCtagcagcttttaaaataataattaaatttaaggAAGTACCCACTGGGATCTCCAGTGCTGCCTAACACCTAGTGAGTGTATTGACTTATCAGAGCAGTCCCACTTTAAGTAAGACTTGAAATAATATTGTTACTTCATGTTTTTACAagctaatatttatataatttaatatggtAGTTTGCTTTTCTAAAACAATTAGTAAAGCAAAAATATGCTTATATAATTACATGggacaattatttaaaataaaatatttataaaagaaatttggTTTTATAATAAGAATTCCTAAGTAAATCTGAGCAAAGAAACAACTGACTATGGTTAAAGTTGATTTCACTAATTTCATGTACAGgtctgaagagaagaaaatatctaTGAGAAGACTGAACATTTTCATTGGACTATCAACATACATTGCCCATTGTCAGGCAAATACATTAGGAATAACACTTTTAGAGACATTGATCCTTACAATCAGACTGAT from Physeter macrocephalus isolate SW-GA chromosome 11, ASM283717v5, whole genome shotgun sequence carries:
- the LOC102987270 gene encoding small nuclear ribonucleoprotein Sm D3-like, with product MSIGVPIKVLHEAEGHIVTCETNTGEVYRGKLIEAEDNMNCQMSNITVTYRDGRVAQLEQVYIRGSKICFLILPDMLKNAPMLKSMKNKNQGSGAGRGKAAILKAQVAARRRGRGMGRGNIFQKRR